One Anopheles marshallii chromosome 3, idAnoMarsDA_429_01, whole genome shotgun sequence genomic region harbors:
- the LOC128713862 gene encoding kelch domain-containing protein 4 codes for MGRKDKNKKKGKGAEKTSMKTDKKLVAKQKKLLAKLGEDDIENIVAKYETKDTKSSDLTEIVCPPPTARVNVGICAHPGDKEEIFIHGGEFFNGQQTVIYGDFYSFNVAKNEWKTLKSSIAPAPRSGHQMVSVATDGGQIWLFGGEYASPSQLQFYHFRDLWVYRMVKKQWEKLNAPNGPSARSGHRMVVTRKKLFVFGGFHDNNASYRYFNDLYAFSLENYSWTKIDAVGTAPPARSGCCMVANTDGKILIWGGYSKTNVKKEIDRGTTHTDMFALVADKQDAKGQSTYKWASVKPNGKKPAPRSGMAVAIAPNGKAYAFGGVMDTEEDEEDVRGLFSNELHALDTGAGTWRKLELAAKARKAEKSKATDVDMNEEAKQNPESKKIVSDDGVFTMTVGGGSSGGGSKGPVKDDADDNGVLDLGGPSPRMNAAIVVCKGQLYVYGGLFESGSRQFTLSDLYSLDLHKVDVWKTLIANSLNSSEWLGSDSEGDSSDDDEEDDDDDDDDDDEDDDDDDSSEDDSSGMETE; via the exons ATGGGTCGAaaggataaaaacaaaaagaaaggtaAGGGTGCCGAAAAAACGTCAATGAAGACGGACAAAAAGCTTGTGGCAAAACAGAAGAAGTTACTTGCGAAACTAGGTGAG GACGACATCGAAAACATTGTTGCCAAATACGAAACGAAGGACACAAAATCGTCCGATCTGACCGAAATCGTTTGTCCGCCACCAACGGCCCGTGTGAACGTTGGCATCTGTGCCCACCCGGGCGACAAGGAGGAAATATTCATCCACGGCGGTGAGTTCTTCAACGGGCAGCAAACCGTCATCTACGGTGACTTTTACTCCTTCAACGTGGCaaaaaacgaatggaaaacgCTCAAATCTTCTATCGCCCCGGCACCGCGCAGTGGCCACCAGATGGTATCGGTCGCAACGGACGGTGGACAGATTTGGCTGTTTGGGGGCGAGTATGCCTCACCCTCACAGCTTCAGTTCTATCACTTCCGTGATCTGTGGGTGTACCGGATGGTGAAGAAACAGTGGGAGAAGCTGAACGCCCCGAATGGTCCCAGCGCTCGGAGTGGCCACCGTATGGTGGTTACACGCAAGAAACTGTTTGTGTTCGGTGGATTCCACGATAATAACGCTTCCTATCGGTACTTTAACGATCTGTACGCATTCTCGCTGGAAAACTACAGCTGGACAAAGATTGATGCGGTCGGTACGGCGCCTCCAGCGCGTTCCGGATGTTGCATGGTGGCGAACACGGATGGTAAAATCCTGATCTGGGGTGGATACTCAAAAACCAACGTAAAGAAGGAAATCGATCGTGGCACAACGCACACGGACATGTTCGCCCTGGTGGCCGACAAACAGGACGCAAAGGGACAGTCAACTTACAAATGGGCCAGCGTTAAACCGAACGGGAAAAAGCCGGCACCACGCAGTGGCATGGCGGTGGCAATTGCACCGAACGGTAAGGCGTACGCGTTCGGTGGCGTAATGGACACGGAAGAGGATGAAGAGGACGTTCGGGGGCTTTTTAGCAACGAATTGCATGCGCTCGATACCGGGGCTGGTACTTGGCGTAAGCTAGAACTGGCGGCCAAAGCACGAAAAGCGGAAAAGTCGAAGGCGACCGATGTGGACATGAAtgaggaagcaaaacaaaaccccgagTCGAAGAAGATCGTATCGGATGATGGTGTATTCACTATGACCGTTGGAGGTGGTAGTAGTGGCGGTGGATCGAAAGGACCAGTCAAGGACGACGCGGATGATAATGGTGTACTCGATCTTGGAGGACCATCGCCAAGGATGAATGCGGCCATCGTTGTGTGCAAGGGGCAGCTGTACGTGTACGGCGGACTATTTGAATCCGGCTCGAGACAGTTCACGTTGAGCGATCTGTATTCCTTAG ATCTCCATAAGGTGGATGTGTGGAAAACGTTGATTGCAAACAGCTTAAATTCGAGCGAATGGCTTGGTTCGGATAGTGAAGGAGATTCTTCGGACGATGACGAAGaggatgacgacgatgacgatgatgatgacgatgaggacgacgacgacgacgacagtTCGGAAGATGATTCTTCCGGTATGGAAACGGAGTGA
- the LOC128713858 gene encoding U2 snRNP-associated SURP motif-containing protein has translation MGKRPLSRKEIEEQKKREDEAAAAHAFKEFVETFQEAPSKISKVWVKAGTYDAGSRKEDTKDRGKLYKPQSRLDMEHEKSMDYVKMVASESRKDSGAMGKKRNQEKKKSNLEMFKEELRQIQEEREERHKYKHMARTMLPGTSSTESDPVYKETESGSFDNGDPNTTNLYLGNLNPKISEQALMELFGKYGPLASIKIMWPRSEEEKMRNRNCGFVAYMSRRDAERALRALNGRDVMGYEMKLGWGKSVPIMTHPIYIPPKLLAYTLPPPPSGLPFNAQPHPSDLENIPKMTSGAYMSEPELKEQMDSVLVKSVVKVVIPTERPLLMLIHRMVEFVIREGPMFEALIMTKEMDNPMYKFLFENESPAHIYYRWKLFSLLQGDTPSDWRTKEFRMFKGGSIWKPPPINFYTQGMPDELLADEEGIEANKGNLSVAQRDRLEDLVRHLTPERQKIGDAMIFCIEHADAAEEICECITESLSSNDTVVKKKVARIYLISDILHNSAVKVQNASFFRKAMEKNLLDIFRNLNAYYMQLDSRLKAEGFKSRVMGVFRAWEEWTIYPREFLVKLQHTFLGIQMMEKQPEEEPEEEKEDEDLDGVPLDGAALLKSAMMCGMTSGGGAGGGGENRTPLLKHDIYSDEDDIDGMPLADDDIDGMPLDSAMDAGVMDGGRRAGGASTSGGDGTGRVGKGKAAGGGSFIPSKWESVDAAQIEAQAITTSKWDTLDPVVPEPPKISLQKEGAGLISSKYGSYSDDDDDEDDDDNDGEDETQRPESDAGRTGPDQDELRRVRLREIEVKMVQYTDEFESGTRQVRTGWTLHEEIDSYRMKLMKEMAQELRQRERDETNWAASDEDSRSRKGQKRTGSVESNSRKHKRSRPSGRSPTSSGYGDRKRDSASPESKSSRRRHSTSSSDEDEHAARAGDARYRYSSERSVSPGPAASSSSRTSKYDLLGSPARHGGSASESNYDKYERRDARDGRSVRDKKDVTRERMQLSHERDQREHHHREHRDRPRESDSRSSHGRERDRDRDRSARDQQQQHRDREREYERDREVEGDGGSSSRYRERDRTKEGYSSSGSRKDASASSKYDDRTHAKRYR, from the exons ATGGGGAAACGTCCCTTGTCACGGAAGGAAATTGAGGAGCAAAAAAAGCGAGAGGACGAAGCGGCAGCAGCCCAC GCTTTCAAAGAATTTGTGGAAACATTTCAAGAAGCACCATCCAAAATATCGAAGGTATGGGTAAAGGCCGGAACGTACGATGCGGGCTCGAGAA AAGAGGACACGAAAGACAGGGGCAAACTGTACAAGCCCCAGTCTCGGCTCGATATGGAGCACGAGAAATCGATGGATTACGTGAAGATGGTTGCGAGCGAAAGCCGCAAAGACTCGGGGGCAATGGGCAAGAAGCGGAAtcaggagaagaaaaagagcaaTCTGGAGATGTTCAAGGAGGAACTGCGTCAGATACAGGAAGAGCGCGAAGAACGGCACAAATACAAACATATGGCTCGGACGATGCTGCCCGGTACCAGTTCCACCGAGTCGGATCCCGTGTACAAGGAAACGGAATCCGGTTCGTTCGATAATGGTGACCCAAACACGACCAATTTGTATCTGGGAAACTTAAACCCAAAG ATCTCGGAACAGGCACTAATGGAGCTGTTCGGGAAGTATGGACCGCTCGCCAGCATAAAAATTATGTGGCCCCGTTCGGAGGAGGAAAAGATGCGCAACCGTAACTGTGGCTTTGTCGCGTACATGAGCCGGCGTGACGCGGAACGTGCATTGCGTGCGCTGAACGGGCGTGATGTGATGGGATACGAGATGAAGCTTGGCTGGGGCAAATCGGTCCCCATCATGACACACCCCATCTACATACCGCCGAAACTGTTGGCTTACAcactgccaccaccgccgTCCGGATTGCCCTTTAATGCTCAGCCCCATCCGTCGGATTTGGAAAACATTCCCAAAATGACGTCGGGCGCTTACATGTCGGAACCGGAGCTGAAGGAACAGATGGACTCGGTGCTGGTAAAGTCGGTGGTGAAGGTAGTCATTCCGACCGAACGCCCTTTGCTGATGCTGATCCATCGCATGGTAGAGTTTGTCATCCGTGAAGGGCCCATGTTCGAAGCGTTAATTATGACCAAGGAGATGGACAATCCGATGTACAA ATTTCTGTTCGAAAATGAAAGTCCCGCACACATTTACTATCGCTGGAAGTTATTCTCCCTGCTGCAAGGCGACACACCGAGCGACTGGAGAACGAAGGAGTTCCGGATGTTTAAGGGCGGTTCCATATGGAAGCCACCACCGATAAATTTCTACACGCAAGGCATGCCCGACGAACTGCTGGCTGACGAGGAAGGAATTGAAGCAAACAAAGGGAATCTTTCCGTGGC ACAACGTGATCGGCTGGAAGATCTTGTCCGGCATCTAACGCCCGAACGGCAGAAGATTGGCGATGCGATGATATTCTGCATCGAGCACGCGGACGCCGCAGAGGAAATATGCGAATGCATCACCGAATCGTTGTCATCGAACGATACGGTGGTAAAGAAAAAGGTTGCCCGCATCTACCTGATCTCGGACATACTGCACAACTCGGCGGTAAAGGTGCAGAATGCGAGCTTTTTCCGCAAGGCGATGGAGAAAAATCTGCTCGACATCTTCCGCAACCTGAACGCGTACTACATGCAGCTGGACAGTCGCCTCAAGGCGGAAGGTTTCAAGAGCCGCGTGATGGGTGTGTTTCGTGCCTGGGAGGAGTGGACGATCTATCCGCGCGAGTTTCTCGTCAAGCTGCAGCACACCTTTTTGGGCATTCAAATG ATGGAAAAACAACCGGAGGAAGAACCGGAAGAGGAGAAAGAGGATGAAGATTTGGATGGAGTTCCGTTGGATGGGGCAGCTCTGCTTAAAAGTGCAATGATGTGCGGAATGACGAGCGGCGGTGGAGCTGGAGGTGGAGGAGAGAATCGTACGCCATTGCTGAAACACGACATCTACAGCGATGAGGATGATATCGATGGAATGCCACTGGCAGACGACGATATCGATGGGATGCCGTTGGATAGTGCAATGGACGCGGGCGTGATGGATGGTGGACGAAGGGCTGGTGGTGCATCCACTTCCGGTGGTGACGGGACGGGTCGAGTTGGGAAAG GAAAAGCTGCCGGCGGTGGTTCATTCATACCCTCGAAATGGGAATCGGTCGATGCGGCACAAATTGAAGCACAAGCCATAACCACCAGCAAGTGGGACACGTTGGATCCGGTCGTACCGGAACCACCGAAGATAAGCTTGCAGAAGGAAGGGGCGGGATTGATCAGCAGCAAGTACGGCAGTTATagcgacgacgatgatgatgaggatgatgatgataacgatGGAGAAGACGAGACACAACGCCCGGAAAGCGACGCTGGTCGCACTGGACCGGATCAGGACGAGTTGCGGCGGGTACGGTTGCGCGAAATAGAGGTCAAGATGGTACAGTACACGGACGAGTTTGAGTCTGGCACGCGGCAGGTGCGCACAGGCTGGACGCTGCACGAAGAGATCGACAGTTACCGGATGAAGCTGATGAAGGAGATGGCACAGGAACTGCGGCAGCGTGAACGCGATGAAACGAATTGGGCTGCGTCGGACGAGGATAGTCGATCGCGAAAGGGCCAAAAGCGTACCGGCAGTGTGGAGAG CAACTCTAGGAAACACAAACGCTCCCGGCCGTCCGGTCGCTCACCGACCAGCAGCGGATACGGTGATCGTAAACGAGATTCTGCTTCGCCCGAGTCGAAATCTTCCCGGCGTCGACATTCCACCAGTTCGTCGGATGAGGATGAACATGCGGCCAGAGCCGGTGACGCCCGCTACCGTTATTCGTCCGAGCGTTCAGTATCGCCCGGACCAGCTGCCTCCAGTTCCTCGCGCACCAGCAAGTACGATCTGCTCGGTTCACCGGCCCGTCACGGTGGATCGGCTAGTGAATCGAACTACGATAAGTACGAGCGTCGTGATGCACGGGACGGTCGATCGGTTCGCGACAAAAAGGATGTGACTCGCGAGCGGATGCAGCTATCGCACGAACGTGACCAGCGGGAGCACCATCATCGGGAGCATCGTGACCGGCCACGCGAAAGTGACTCGCGCAGTTCACACGGACGTGAgcgcgatcgtgatcgtgatcgaAGTGCGAGagaccagcagcaacagcaccgtgATCGTGAGCGAGAGTATGAGCGCGATCGGGAGGTGGAGGGTGATGGCGGCTCCTCGTCACGCTATCGGGAGCGCGATCGCACGAAGGAAGGCTACAGTAGCAGTGGAAGTCGAAAGGATGCTTCCGCAAGTTCAAAGTATGACGATAGGACGCACGCTAAGCGGTACAGGTAA